One Gossypium hirsutum isolate 1008001.06 chromosome A11, Gossypium_hirsutum_v2.1, whole genome shotgun sequence genomic window carries:
- the LOC107890314 gene encoding protein GrpE isoform X1, with amino-acid sequence MATLIKTLPFKSPPPLTPPATTFSLNSSKPFHVCFKQRLPPSSRPLRFSFTPSLRFLNLVPFASTGGETDTIHTQQQVQEPQIEDSSDVDVAAVDDTAADESSDVEETSSSAISSLLQSYKEALASNDESKVADIEALLKSIEDEKVDLEKKMASLSEELSTEKDRVLRIGADFDNFRKRTERERLSLVANAQGEVLENLLPVLDNFERAKAQIKVKTEGEEKINNSYQSIYKQFMEILGSLGVEPVDTVGNPFDPMLHEAIMQEDSTEFEEGIILQEFQKGFKLGDRLLRPAMVKVSAGPGPSKPEQGESSESADVGESKETSETAESSETTKTHREAESS; translated from the exons ATGGCTACTCTCATTAAGACGCTGCCGTTTAAGTCCCCTCCTCCTCTAACTCCACCTGCTACAACCTTTTCTTTAAACTCTTCGAAGCCCTTCCATGTCTGCTTCAAACAAAGACTTCCTCCTTCAAGCCGTCCCCTCCGCTTCAGCTTCACTCCCTCTCTTCGCTTCCTCAACTTGGTTCCTTTTGCTTCCACTGGAGGTGAAACTGACACTATTCATACCCAACAACAAGTTCAAGAACCCCAAATTGAG GACTCTTCAGATGTTGATGTTGCTGCTGTAGACGATACTGCTGCAGATGAGAGCAGTGATGTTGAAGAAACATCTTCTTCAGCCATTTCATCATTGCTCCAATCATACAAAGAAGCTTTGGCAAGTAATGATGAGTCAAAAGTTGCTGATATAGAAGCATTGTTAAAGTCCATTGAAGATGAGAAAGTTGATCTTGAAAAGAAAATGGCTTCTTTGTCAGAAGAATTGTCAACAGAGAAGGATCGAGTTCTTAGGATTGGTGCGGACTTTGACAACTTTCGCAAGAGGACAGAGAGAGAACGCCTTTCTTTGGTAGCAAATGCCCAAGGAGAGGTTTTGGAAAATTTGTTGcctgttttggataattttgagcGAGCTAAAGCCCAAATTAAGGTCAAGACAGAGGGAGAAGAGAAGATCAATAACAGCTATCAAAGCATATACAAGCAGTTTATGGAGATTTTGGGTTCTCTGGGCGTTGAACCTGTGGACACAGTGGGAAATCCTTTTGATCCAATG CTGCATGAAGCGATCATGCAGGAGGATTCCACTGAATTTGAAGAAGGTATCATTCTACAAGAATTTCAGAAGGGATTCAAGCTGGGAGACAGGCTGTTACGTCCGGCAATGGTAAAAGTATCGGCTGGTCCAGGGCCTTCAAAGCCTGAACAAGGAGAGTCATCAGAAAGTGCAGATGTAGGTGAAAGCAAGGAGACCAGTGAAACTGCTGAAAGCAGTGAAACTACCAAAACCCACCGGGAAGCAGAGTCGTCTTGA
- the LOC107890314 gene encoding protein GrpE isoform X2, producing MATLIKTLPFKSPPPLTPPATTFSLNSSKPFHVCFKQRLPPSSRPLRFSFTPSLRFLNLVPFASTGGETDTIHTQQQVQEPQIEDSSDVDVAAVDDTAADESSDVEETSSSAISSLLQSYKEALASNDESKVADIEALLKSIEDEKVDLEKKMASLSEELSTEKDRVLRIGADFDNFRKRTERERLSLVANAQGEVLENLLPVLDNFERAKAQIKVKTEGEEKINNSYQSIYKQFMEILGSLGVEPVDTVGNPFDPMVKYRVGSLFSQVLDELSRIFR from the exons ATGGCTACTCTCATTAAGACGCTGCCGTTTAAGTCCCCTCCTCCTCTAACTCCACCTGCTACAACCTTTTCTTTAAACTCTTCGAAGCCCTTCCATGTCTGCTTCAAACAAAGACTTCCTCCTTCAAGCCGTCCCCTCCGCTTCAGCTTCACTCCCTCTCTTCGCTTCCTCAACTTGGTTCCTTTTGCTTCCACTGGAGGTGAAACTGACACTATTCATACCCAACAACAAGTTCAAGAACCCCAAATTGAG GACTCTTCAGATGTTGATGTTGCTGCTGTAGACGATACTGCTGCAGATGAGAGCAGTGATGTTGAAGAAACATCTTCTTCAGCCATTTCATCATTGCTCCAATCATACAAAGAAGCTTTGGCAAGTAATGATGAGTCAAAAGTTGCTGATATAGAAGCATTGTTAAAGTCCATTGAAGATGAGAAAGTTGATCTTGAAAAGAAAATGGCTTCTTTGTCAGAAGAATTGTCAACAGAGAAGGATCGAGTTCTTAGGATTGGTGCGGACTTTGACAACTTTCGCAAGAGGACAGAGAGAGAACGCCTTTCTTTGGTAGCAAATGCCCAAGGAGAGGTTTTGGAAAATTTGTTGcctgttttggataattttgagcGAGCTAAAGCCCAAATTAAGGTCAAGACAGAGGGAGAAGAGAAGATCAATAACAGCTATCAAAGCATATACAAGCAGTTTATGGAGATTTTGGGTTCTCTGGGCGTTGAACCTGTGGACACAGTGGGAAATCCTTTTGATCCAATG GTGAAGTACCGAGTTGGCTCGTTATTCAGTCAAGTACTTGATGAGCTTTCTCGAATATTTAGATGA